Proteins from a single region of Nocardioides anomalus:
- the rlmC gene encoding 23S rRNA (uracil(747)-C(5))-methyltransferase RlmC, whose product MRCGYFESGRCRSCTWLEWPYADQLATKVERVRALLPDGVDWRSPVPSAQEGFRNKAKMVVAGSVDAPTLGILDPSGHGIDLRDCPLHQPGLHDALPVLADFVARARVAPYDVATRRGELKHLLVTESPDGELLVRFVLRSQEPLARLRKHLPDLREALPAARVVSVNLQPEHKAVLEGDREIVLTEAATLPMRLAGVELGLRPRSFFQTNTAVAEALYTEARGWVHEVAPASLWDLYCGVGGFALTTTAPGRDVLGVEVSDEAVRSATAAAHGAARFVAGDATAYAREHEPPDLVVVNPPRRGLGPELSSWLETSAVRHVVYSSCNAESLARDLALMPSLRPVRARLLDMFPNTAHYEVLTLLTRY is encoded by the coding sequence ATGCGGTGCGGCTACTTCGAGTCCGGCCGGTGCCGCTCGTGCACCTGGCTGGAGTGGCCGTACGCCGACCAGCTGGCCACCAAGGTCGAGCGCGTGCGCGCGCTGCTGCCCGACGGCGTGGACTGGCGCTCGCCGGTGCCCAGCGCGCAGGAGGGGTTCCGCAACAAGGCCAAGATGGTGGTGGCCGGGAGCGTCGACGCCCCGACCCTCGGCATCCTCGACCCGTCCGGCCACGGGATCGACCTGCGCGACTGCCCGCTGCACCAGCCCGGGCTGCACGACGCGCTGCCCGTGCTGGCCGACTTCGTGGCGCGGGCCCGCGTGGCGCCGTACGACGTCGCGACGCGGCGCGGCGAGCTCAAGCACCTGCTGGTCACCGAGTCGCCGGACGGCGAGCTGCTGGTGCGCTTCGTGCTGCGCTCGCAGGAGCCGCTCGCGCGACTGCGCAAGCACCTGCCGGACCTGCGCGAGGCCCTGCCCGCCGCCCGCGTCGTGAGCGTCAACCTCCAGCCCGAGCACAAGGCGGTGCTCGAGGGCGACCGCGAGATCGTGCTCACCGAGGCGGCCACGCTGCCGATGCGGCTGGCCGGGGTCGAGCTCGGGCTGCGGCCGCGCAGCTTCTTCCAGACCAACACCGCCGTGGCCGAGGCGCTCTACACCGAGGCGCGGGGGTGGGTCCACGAGGTGGCGCCGGCGTCGCTGTGGGACCTCTACTGCGGCGTGGGCGGCTTCGCGCTCACCACCACCGCACCGGGCCGGGACGTGCTCGGCGTCGAGGTGAGCGACGAGGCGGTGCGCAGCGCGACGGCCGCCGCACACGGCGCGGCCCGGTTCGTGGCCGGCGACGCCACGGCGTACGCCCGCGAGCACGAGCCGCCCGACCTGGTCGTGGTGAACCCGCCGCGGCGCGGTCTCGGCCCCGAGCTGTCGTCCTGGCTCGAGACCAGTGCGGTGCGCCACGTCGTCTACTCGTCGTGCAACGCCGAGTCGCTGGCGCGCGACCTGGCGCTGATGCCGTCGCTGCGGCCGGTGCGCGCGCGGTTGCTCGACATGTTCCCCAACACCGCGCACTACGAGGTGCTGACGCTGCTCACCCGCTACTGA
- a CDS encoding IclR family transcriptional regulator, whose translation MLRALAAAPHGPDRSATALAAAVGLNRTTTWRILHTLERERLVSLDRETGWYSLGFGLVDLAGQAAGTSLAASAQVVLRRLAARSGETAALAVPRGAELTYVAEVSAGAVVSAGWLGRAVPVHATSTGKVLLAWSDPADARVLLDLRRGGRLARHTPTTLVTLAALEQELAETRERGYAVCRGEFESTAWGVSAPVLDAGERVVAVVSVWGPSSRLTEDRFEALGALAVEAAAEIAT comes from the coding sequence GTGCTCCGGGCCCTGGCTGCCGCGCCCCACGGGCCCGACCGCTCGGCCACGGCCCTCGCTGCGGCGGTCGGGCTGAACCGGACCACGACCTGGCGGATCCTGCACACCCTGGAGCGGGAGCGGCTGGTCAGCCTGGACCGCGAGACCGGGTGGTACTCCCTCGGCTTCGGCCTGGTCGACCTCGCGGGGCAGGCCGCGGGGACGTCGCTCGCGGCGTCCGCGCAGGTCGTCCTGCGGCGCCTCGCCGCGCGCAGCGGGGAGACCGCCGCGCTGGCGGTCCCGCGCGGGGCGGAGCTGACCTACGTCGCCGAGGTCAGCGCGGGCGCGGTGGTCAGCGCCGGCTGGCTCGGCCGCGCGGTGCCGGTGCACGCCACGTCGACCGGCAAGGTCCTGCTGGCCTGGTCCGACCCCGCCGACGCCCGGGTGCTGCTCGACCTGCGGCGGGGCGGTCGGCTGGCGCGGCACACGCCGACGACCCTGGTGACCCTGGCCGCGCTCGAGCAGGAGCTGGCCGAGACCCGCGAGCGCGGGTACGCCGTGTGCCGCGGCGAGTTCGAGAGCACGGCCTGGGGCGTCTCGGCGCCCGTCCTCGACGCGGGGGAGCGGGTCGTGGCCGTGGTGAGCGTGTGGGGGCCGTCGTCCCGACTGACCGAGGACCGCTTCGAGGCGCTCGGCGCCCTGGCGGTCGAGGCGGCCGCGGAGATCGCGACCTGA
- a CDS encoding ABC transporter substrate-binding protein, with protein sequence MNQPRNLGFSRRQLLRYSGIGAAAVAGSSFLAACGGGDDGGSGGSGGSGGGSGGGPQNSGGQLIHGATGGGSKDTIDPHQPVTAADIARVNNLYEPLLFWNNNYELEPALAESVEASSDAITWTVKMRAGATFHNGQPVTADDAWKSIQRVADPKAPLSAGGQLSQIIDFQSTKVVDDTTLQIVLTTPYAILDTLLAEYTLGIIPGGEFDPSNPVGTGPFQYKSFEAGKTSTFTKYADYWGDAAFLDELVIQDFADDNAKVNALQANQIQTLDNLPYNLIDTIKGVGAGVLIADGGQWVPFTMRVDQAPFNDVKVRQAMRLIVDRQAMIDQVLSGYGSLGNDMYAPLDVDYASDLPQREQDIDQAKSLLASAGVDGLQVELFTGDDIGTVAVPAANLFAQQAKEAGVEVKVTKKNPFYDDDYLSYTFAQDFWNTRNYIPQAVVGTFPEAEGGTYNETHWDNQQHRDLVNSAAKELDEAKRKDLLHQAQEIEYNEGGLIIWGFRQQVDAYAGNVKGLEPSKYLPLGNYKFGKVSV encoded by the coding sequence GTGAACCAGCCCCGGAACCTCGGATTCTCCCGCCGACAGCTGCTGCGCTACTCCGGCATCGGCGCCGCTGCCGTGGCTGGCAGCAGCTTCCTCGCCGCCTGCGGCGGCGGTGACGACGGCGGCAGCGGCGGCAGCGGAGGCAGCGGAGGAGGCAGCGGCGGCGGTCCGCAGAACTCCGGCGGCCAGCTGATCCACGGCGCGACCGGCGGTGGCAGCAAGGACACCATCGACCCGCACCAGCCGGTGACCGCGGCCGACATCGCCCGCGTCAACAACCTCTACGAGCCGCTGCTGTTCTGGAACAACAACTACGAGCTCGAGCCCGCGCTGGCCGAGTCCGTCGAGGCCTCCTCGGACGCCATCACCTGGACCGTGAAGATGCGCGCCGGGGCGACGTTCCACAACGGTCAGCCGGTCACCGCCGACGACGCCTGGAAGTCCATCCAGCGCGTGGCCGACCCCAAGGCGCCGCTGTCGGCCGGTGGCCAGCTCTCGCAGATCATCGACTTCCAGTCGACCAAGGTCGTCGACGACACGACGCTGCAGATCGTGCTCACCACGCCCTACGCGATCCTCGACACGCTCCTGGCCGAGTACACCCTCGGCATCATCCCGGGCGGCGAGTTCGACCCGAGCAACCCGGTCGGCACCGGCCCGTTCCAGTACAAGTCGTTCGAGGCCGGCAAGACCAGCACCTTCACCAAGTACGCCGACTACTGGGGCGACGCCGCGTTCCTCGACGAGCTGGTCATCCAGGACTTCGCCGACGACAACGCCAAGGTCAACGCGCTCCAGGCCAACCAGATCCAGACCCTGGACAACCTGCCCTACAACCTGATCGACACGATCAAGGGCGTCGGCGCGGGCGTGCTCATCGCCGACGGCGGCCAGTGGGTGCCCTTCACCATGCGGGTCGACCAGGCGCCGTTCAACGACGTCAAGGTCCGTCAGGCCATGCGGCTGATCGTGGACCGCCAGGCCATGATCGACCAGGTCCTGAGCGGCTACGGCTCGCTGGGCAACGACATGTACGCGCCGCTGGACGTCGACTACGCCAGCGACCTGCCGCAGCGAGAGCAGGACATCGACCAGGCCAAGTCGCTGCTGGCCTCGGCCGGCGTCGACGGGCTCCAGGTCGAGCTGTTCACCGGCGACGACATCGGCACCGTGGCCGTGCCGGCCGCCAACCTCTTCGCCCAGCAGGCCAAGGAGGCCGGCGTCGAGGTCAAGGTGACCAAGAAGAACCCGTTCTACGACGACGACTACCTGTCCTACACGTTCGCCCAGGACTTCTGGAACACCCGCAACTACATCCCGCAGGCCGTGGTCGGGACGTTCCCGGAGGCCGAGGGTGGCACCTACAACGAGACGCACTGGGACAACCAGCAGCACCGCGACCTGGTGAACTCCGCGGCCAAGGAGCTCGACGAGGCCAAGCGCAAGGACCTGCTCCACCAGGCCCAGGAGATCGAGTACAACGAGGGCGGCCTCATCATCTGGGGCTTCCGCCAGCAGGTGGACGCCTACGCCGGCAACGTGAAGGGCCTGGAACCGAGCAAGTACCTCCCGCTCGGCAACTACAAGTTCGGCAAGGTCTCGGTCTGA
- a CDS encoding ABC transporter permease, with amino-acid sequence MTQVATLPNPLEEVAPPRGRSGGAAWGIWLARRLGLAVLTLWLVSILVFLATAALGDPVRAILGRDYTTNVARREQLEAQLGVGDSIVQRYFDWLGGLLTGDFGTSLANQLPVWDQISDTVLNTLVLVLLSALVMIPLAFGIAMISAHYRRKRPDTVIQTILLALAGVPEFVTGILLLALFSTSVFHIFPAVTIASQSGHPWDTPKGMVLPVATLVVAVTPYVSRIVRATLLEVLDSDYVELARLKGIPEPVVMRKHALLNAIVPGIQVIALQLAWLAGGVVLVETLFTYPGVGKQLVDSVRNHDVPMVQALSMIIAGVYIIVNLVADVLSILLTPRARTAISS; translated from the coding sequence ATGACCCAGGTAGCGACGCTCCCGAATCCGCTCGAGGAGGTCGCACCTCCTCGAGGACGCTCCGGCGGGGCGGCGTGGGGCATCTGGCTCGCACGCCGCCTCGGCCTGGCGGTCCTCACCCTCTGGCTGGTCTCGATCCTGGTCTTCCTCGCCACCGCCGCCCTCGGCGACCCGGTGCGGGCGATCCTCGGGCGCGACTACACCACCAACGTCGCGCGCCGCGAGCAGCTCGAGGCCCAGCTCGGCGTCGGCGACTCGATCGTCCAGCGCTACTTCGACTGGCTCGGCGGCCTGCTCACCGGGGACTTCGGCACCTCGCTGGCCAACCAGCTGCCGGTCTGGGACCAGATCTCCGACACGGTGCTCAACACCCTGGTGCTGGTGCTGCTCTCGGCGCTGGTGATGATCCCGCTGGCCTTCGGCATCGCGATGATCTCCGCCCACTACCGCCGCAAGCGGCCCGACACGGTCATCCAGACGATCCTGCTGGCGCTGGCCGGCGTGCCCGAGTTCGTCACCGGCATCCTGCTGCTCGCGCTGTTCTCGACCTCGGTGTTCCACATCTTCCCGGCGGTCACCATCGCCTCGCAGAGCGGCCACCCGTGGGACACCCCCAAGGGGATGGTGCTGCCGGTGGCCACCCTGGTGGTCGCGGTGACGCCGTACGTCTCCCGCATCGTCCGGGCCACCCTGCTGGAGGTGCTCGACAGCGACTACGTCGAGCTGGCCCGGCTCAAGGGCATCCCCGAGCCGGTGGTGATGCGCAAGCACGCGCTGCTCAACGCGATCGTGCCCGGCATCCAGGTGATCGCGCTGCAGCTGGCCTGGCTGGCCGGCGGCGTGGTCCTCGTCGAGACGCTCTTCACCTACCCCGGGGTCGGCAAGCAGCTCGTCGACTCGGTCCGCAACCACGACGTCCCGATGGTCCAGGCGCTCAGCATGATCATCGCGGGCGTCTACATCATCGTGAACCTGGTGGCCGACGTGCTCTCGATCCTGTTGACCCCCCGAGCGAGGACGGCGATCTCCTCATGA
- a CDS encoding ABC transporter permease — MSTTTTPPSAATTPAPAGFFRRALRQKRFAVGFSVTVLVVLFAIFAPYVAPYGEQETAGPPYSPKGLFGTDYIGQDVLSRLMHGGQGVLAISVLATLLGMVLGVLIGVVAAYSGGWWDEVIMRLNDVLLAFPQILLALVVLTALQDSSAAVIVLLVGASHAPRVARVSRGVALGIVSRDFVVAAEALGEKRSRVIVAEVLPNMIGPLLAEAGLRLTYSIGVVAALGFLGFAADPGAANWGQMMNENRLGLQTQPWAVLAPVLVIGIFTIATNLMADGLAQVSQRGDD, encoded by the coding sequence ATGAGCACGACGACGACACCTCCCAGCGCCGCGACCACCCCCGCACCCGCCGGCTTCTTCCGCCGGGCCCTGCGCCAGAAGCGGTTCGCGGTCGGCTTCAGCGTGACCGTCCTGGTCGTGCTCTTCGCGATCTTCGCGCCGTACGTCGCGCCGTACGGCGAGCAGGAGACCGCCGGCCCGCCGTACTCCCCCAAGGGGCTGTTCGGCACGGACTACATCGGTCAGGACGTGCTGAGCCGGCTCATGCACGGCGGTCAGGGCGTGCTGGCGATCTCGGTGCTGGCCACCCTGCTCGGCATGGTCCTGGGTGTGCTCATCGGCGTGGTCGCGGCCTACAGCGGCGGCTGGTGGGACGAGGTGATCATGCGCCTCAACGACGTGCTGCTCGCCTTCCCGCAGATCCTGCTGGCGCTGGTCGTGCTCACCGCGCTGCAGGACTCCTCCGCGGCGGTCATCGTGCTGCTGGTCGGCGCCTCCCACGCCCCGCGCGTGGCCCGGGTCTCCCGGGGCGTCGCGCTCGGCATCGTCTCGCGCGACTTCGTGGTCGCCGCCGAGGCGCTGGGCGAGAAGCGCTCGCGCGTGATCGTGGCCGAGGTGCTGCCCAACATGATCGGCCCGCTGCTGGCCGAGGCCGGGCTGCGGCTGACCTACTCGATCGGCGTGGTCGCCGCCCTGGGCTTCCTGGGCTTCGCCGCCGACCCGGGTGCGGCCAACTGGGGCCAGATGATGAACGAGAACCGGCTCGGTCTGCAGACCCAGCCGTGGGCCGTGCTGGCGCCCGTGCTGGTCATCGGCATCTTCACGATCGCCACCAACCTGATGGCTGACGGCCTGGCGCAGGTCAGCCAGCGAGGGGACGACTGA
- a CDS encoding ABC transporter ATP-binding protein has protein sequence MSTATTPDAGHQVRKTEGLIIEDLGVSLTGKDVDIVEDIDLVLRPGEVVGLVGESGSGKTTVGTSLLNYARAGATISAGKVLLEGRDVLQLPWKEVRKLRGEEIAYVPQDPASALNPSIRIGKQLVELQQLRGIGTSESRLQAARDGLAEVGLPNDDEFLRRYAHQLSGGQVQRVALAMAFLPKPKVLVLDEPTTGLDVTTQKMVLDTMAELCRTYGVSALYVTHDLAVIANIADRVAVMYAGQIAELGPRDTIFANPSHPYTRALLDSIPHLSQARALKGIPGRTPSPGRRPDGCRFNDRCAFAIDECRQGVPALREVAPDHQVRCIRVEEIGTWDINRGTVPDADPDRKREVIMAVDGLNVFYGRKQVVHDVTFDLAKGEVVALVGESGSGKTTISRSVGGLHKEWTGSLTFEGRELARSARQRSAEDRRRIQYIFQNPYLSLNPRLTIEQIIKRPMELFGLAKGKAATERVLELMEQVALGPQMLHYQASRLSGGERQRVAIARALAAEPDVMICDEITSALDVSVQGSIVALLEGLRVERGISMLFVTHNLALVRSIATRVEILQAGKVVEAGPVVTVMETPSQEYTKKLLANSPSID, from the coding sequence ATGAGCACCGCAACCACGCCGGACGCCGGCCACCAGGTCAGGAAGACCGAGGGGCTCATCATCGAGGACCTCGGGGTGAGCCTGACCGGCAAGGACGTCGACATCGTCGAGGACATCGACCTGGTGCTCCGCCCGGGCGAGGTCGTCGGCCTGGTCGGCGAGTCCGGCTCCGGCAAGACCACGGTCGGCACCTCGCTGCTCAACTACGCCCGCGCCGGCGCGACGATCTCCGCCGGCAAGGTGCTGCTCGAGGGCCGTGACGTGCTCCAGCTGCCCTGGAAGGAGGTCCGCAAGCTGCGCGGCGAGGAGATCGCCTACGTCCCGCAGGACCCGGCCTCCGCACTCAACCCGAGCATCCGCATCGGCAAGCAGCTCGTCGAGCTCCAGCAGCTGCGCGGCATCGGCACCAGCGAGTCGCGGCTGCAGGCGGCCCGCGACGGCCTGGCCGAGGTCGGGCTGCCCAACGACGACGAGTTCCTGCGCCGCTACGCCCACCAGCTCTCCGGTGGCCAGGTGCAGCGCGTCGCGCTGGCGATGGCGTTCCTGCCCAAGCCCAAGGTGCTCGTCCTCGACGAGCCCACCACCGGTCTGGACGTGACCACCCAGAAGATGGTGCTCGACACCATGGCCGAGCTGTGCCGGACCTACGGCGTCAGCGCGCTCTACGTCACCCACGACCTCGCGGTCATCGCCAACATCGCCGACCGCGTCGCCGTGATGTACGCCGGGCAGATCGCCGAGCTGGGCCCGCGCGACACGATCTTCGCCAACCCCTCGCACCCCTACACCCGGGCGCTGCTGGACTCGATCCCGCACCTGAGCCAGGCGCGGGCGCTCAAGGGCATCCCGGGCCGGACCCCGTCGCCGGGCCGGCGCCCCGACGGCTGCCGGTTCAACGACCGCTGCGCCTTCGCGATCGACGAGTGCCGCCAGGGTGTCCCCGCCCTGCGCGAGGTCGCGCCCGACCACCAGGTCCGGTGCATCCGGGTCGAGGAGATCGGCACCTGGGACATCAACCGCGGCACCGTCCCGGACGCCGACCCCGACCGCAAGCGCGAGGTCATCATGGCCGTCGACGGGCTCAACGTGTTCTACGGCCGCAAGCAGGTCGTGCACGACGTGACCTTCGACCTGGCCAAGGGCGAGGTGGTGGCGCTCGTCGGGGAGTCCGGCAGCGGCAAGACCACGATCTCGCGGTCGGTCGGCGGGCTGCACAAGGAGTGGACCGGGTCGCTGACCTTCGAGGGTCGCGAGCTGGCCAGGAGCGCGCGCCAGCGCAGCGCCGAGGACCGTCGCCGGATCCAGTACATCTTCCAGAACCCCTACCTCTCGCTGAACCCGCGGCTGACGATCGAGCAGATCATCAAGCGGCCGATGGAGCTGTTCGGCCTGGCCAAGGGCAAGGCGGCCACCGAGCGGGTGCTGGAGCTGATGGAGCAGGTCGCTCTCGGCCCGCAGATGCTGCACTACCAGGCCAGCCGGCTCTCCGGCGGCGAGCGCCAGCGCGTCGCCATCGCCCGGGCGCTCGCCGCCGAGCCGGACGTGATGATCTGCGACGAGATCACCTCGGCCCTCGACGTCTCGGTGCAGGGCTCGATCGTGGCCCTGCTCGAGGGGCTGCGGGTGGAGCGGGGCATCTCGATGCTCTTCGTGACCCACAACCTGGCGCTGGTCCGCTCGATCGCCACCCGCGTGGAGATCCTCCAGGCCGGCAAGGTCGTCGAGGCCGGTCCGGTCGTCACCGTGATGGAGACCCCGAGTCAGGAGTACACCAAGAAGCTCCTGGCCAACAGCCCGAGCATCGACTGA
- a CDS encoding serine hydrolase domain-containing protein, giving the protein MAATTGTRLGSLTFTDPHHEPAYRHATVPATAPRALPAEARPLEVDVVGAGRVRGLSDWLSETWATSLVVVEDDRVVHEWYADGLGPDTLFLGASMTKSVLSHLVGRAVRAGALATTDPVTSHVPDLEGGGYAGTTVLDLLTMTTGVDWVEDHRDPDSLASRLLARFPDGDSRALLREVRSGVAPGTRFSYNTADSQVLDWVRERATGVAYADDVAALWAELGCTHDAVVGVDGTGVALAGGALAATSRDWAKVALLAVDGRADDGAPVLDPDWVQAAARPAYPFLGVGRLPSSITSFAGFGHHWWPMDATGRRLTADGSRGQFACADRVSRAVVVKTSLWPYDDFLVDRQARDLSYLGLHALLDAVPSRTS; this is encoded by the coding sequence TTGGCCGCCACCACCGGGACCAGGCTCGGCTCCCTCACCTTCACCGATCCGCACCACGAGCCGGCGTACCGTCACGCGACGGTGCCGGCGACGGCGCCACGGGCGCTGCCCGCCGAGGCCCGGCCCCTCGAGGTGGACGTGGTGGGCGCCGGCCGGGTCCGCGGGCTGTCCGACTGGCTCAGCGAGACCTGGGCGACCTCGCTGGTCGTGGTCGAGGACGACCGCGTGGTCCACGAGTGGTACGCCGACGGCCTGGGGCCGGACACGCTGTTCCTCGGCGCCTCGATGACCAAGTCGGTGCTGTCCCACCTGGTCGGCCGGGCGGTGCGCGCCGGCGCGCTGGCGACCACCGACCCGGTGACCTCGCACGTCCCCGATCTCGAGGGCGGCGGGTACGCCGGCACGACGGTCCTCGACCTGCTCACCATGACCACCGGCGTGGACTGGGTCGAGGACCACCGCGACCCCGACAGCCTGGCCTCGCGGCTGCTGGCCCGCTTCCCCGACGGCGACTCCCGCGCGCTGCTGCGCGAGGTGCGCTCGGGCGTCGCGCCCGGCACCCGGTTCAGCTACAACACCGCCGACTCCCAGGTCCTCGACTGGGTGCGCGAGCGCGCGACCGGGGTGGCCTACGCCGACGACGTGGCCGCGCTCTGGGCCGAGCTCGGCTGCACGCACGACGCGGTCGTGGGCGTGGACGGCACCGGTGTCGCCCTGGCCGGCGGCGCGCTGGCCGCGACCAGCCGCGACTGGGCCAAGGTCGCGCTGCTCGCGGTCGACGGCCGGGCCGACGACGGCGCGCCGGTGCTCGACCCCGACTGGGTGCAGGCGGCCGCGCGCCCGGCGTACCCCTTCCTGGGCGTGGGCCGGCTGCCCAGCAGCATCACCAGCTTCGCGGGCTTCGGGCACCACTGGTGGCCGATGGACGCGACCGGGCGGCGGCTCACCGCCGACGGCAGCCGCGGCCAGTTCGCGTGCGCCGACCGCGTGTCCCGGGCGGTCGTGGTCAAGACGTCGCTGTGGCCCTACGACGACTTCCTCGTCGACCGCCAGGCGCGTGACCTCTCCTATCTCGGCCTCCACGCCCTGCTGGACGCCGTACCGAGCCGAACCAGTTGA
- a CDS encoding BKACE family enzyme — MNRNVMITCALTGAGDTVGRSEHVPVTPEQIAESGIAAARAGATIIHIHVRDPQTGVGSRDVALYREVVERVRAADVDVIINTTAGMGGDLVLDPQNPTSFLEGTDLVSGADRLPHVEELLPDICTLDCGSLNFGEGSLVYVSTPDMLREGAKKIQELGVRCEMEIFDTGHLWFAKTLVEEGLIDAPAMYQLCMGIPYGAPADPMTLMSMVQQLPEDAVWASFALGPMQMPWVAQSVLLGGHVRVGLEDNLYLAKGVKATNAQLVERAKTIVESMGAKVATPDEGREILALKPRA; from the coding sequence GTGAACCGCAACGTCATGATCACCTGCGCGCTGACCGGCGCCGGCGACACCGTCGGCCGCTCCGAGCACGTGCCGGTCACCCCCGAGCAGATCGCGGAGTCCGGCATCGCCGCGGCCCGCGCCGGGGCGACGATCATCCACATCCACGTCCGCGATCCCCAGACCGGGGTCGGCTCGCGCGACGTGGCGCTCTACCGCGAGGTCGTGGAGCGGGTCCGCGCCGCCGACGTGGACGTCATCATCAACACCACCGCCGGCATGGGCGGCGACCTGGTGCTCGACCCGCAGAACCCCACGAGCTTCCTCGAGGGCACCGACCTGGTCTCCGGCGCCGACCGGCTGCCGCACGTCGAGGAGCTGCTCCCCGACATCTGCACCCTCGACTGCGGGTCGCTGAACTTCGGCGAGGGCTCGCTGGTCTACGTCTCGACGCCCGACATGCTGCGCGAGGGCGCCAAGAAGATCCAGGAGCTCGGCGTCCGCTGCGAGATGGAGATCTTCGACACCGGCCACCTGTGGTTCGCCAAGACGCTGGTCGAGGAGGGGCTCATCGACGCCCCGGCGATGTACCAGCTCTGCATGGGCATCCCGTACGGCGCCCCGGCCGACCCGATGACCCTCATGTCGATGGTCCAGCAGCTGCCCGAGGACGCCGTGTGGGCGTCGTTCGCGCTCGGCCCCATGCAGATGCCGTGGGTCGCGCAGTCGGTGCTGCTCGGCGGGCACGTCCGGGTCGGGCTGGAGGACAACCTCTACCTGGCCAAGGGCGTCAAGGCCACCAACGCCCAGCTGGTCGAGCGGGCGAAGACGATCGTGGAGTCCATGGGCGCCAAGGTCGCCACCCCCGACGAGGGACGCGAGATCCTCGCGCTCAAGCCGCGCGCATGA
- a CDS encoding 3-hydroxyacyl-CoA dehydrogenase NAD-binding domain-containing protein translates to MSRVAPTEVRTVTCVGAGVIGGGWVAYFLAKGYRVVAWDPAEDAEQRLRHLVDAAWPALTELGLAAGASVDHLTVVDTLAEACAQADFVQESAPEDLELKRTLLADISAATPPDVVISSSTSGYGMTEMATRAEHAERLVVGHPFNPPYLIPLVEVVGGEATSPEVVSWTADFFRHAGKSVIEMKREVPGFVANRLQEALWREALHMVENGEATVEEIDLSITDGPGLRWALQGPMLTFHLAGGQGGMAHMLDHFGPSLLSPWTRLEAPELTPELRDAVVEGCEREADGRSIDDLVAERDRGVIAVLRALGRA, encoded by the coding sequence ATGAGCCGGGTCGCACCGACCGAGGTCCGCACCGTCACCTGCGTCGGCGCCGGCGTCATCGGCGGCGGCTGGGTGGCCTACTTCCTGGCCAAGGGCTACCGCGTGGTGGCCTGGGACCCGGCCGAGGACGCCGAGCAGCGGCTGCGCCACCTGGTCGACGCGGCCTGGCCCGCGCTGACCGAGCTCGGCCTCGCCGCGGGCGCGTCGGTCGACCACCTGACCGTCGTGGACACCCTGGCCGAGGCCTGCGCCCAGGCCGACTTCGTCCAGGAGTCCGCCCCGGAGGACCTCGAGCTCAAGCGCACGCTCCTGGCCGACATCAGCGCCGCCACCCCGCCCGACGTGGTCATCTCCTCCTCCACCTCGGGCTACGGCATGACCGAGATGGCCACCCGCGCCGAGCACGCCGAGCGGCTCGTCGTGGGCCACCCCTTCAACCCGCCGTACCTCATCCCGCTCGTCGAGGTCGTCGGCGGCGAGGCGACGTCGCCCGAGGTGGTCTCGTGGACCGCCGACTTCTTCCGGCACGCCGGCAAGTCGGTCATCGAGATGAAGCGCGAGGTCCCCGGCTTCGTGGCCAACCGCCTCCAGGAGGCCCTCTGGCGCGAGGCCCTGCACATGGTGGAGAACGGCGAGGCCACCGTCGAGGAGATCGACCTCTCCATCACCGACGGCCCCGGCCTGCGCTGGGCCCTCCAGGGCCCGATGCTGACCTTCCACCTGGCCGGCGGCCAGGGCGGCATGGCGCACATGCTCGACCACTTCGGGCCCTCGCTGCTCTCGCCCTGGACCCGCCTGGAGGCGCCCGAGCTCACGCCCGAGCTGCGCGACGCCGTGGTCGAGGGCTGCGAGCGCGAGGCCGACGGCCGCTCCATCGACGACCTCGTGGCCGAGCGCGACCGCGGCGTCATCGCCGTCCTGCGCGCCCTCGGGCGCGCATGA
- a CDS encoding thioesterase family protein, whose protein sequence is MSEPVIWREPVVEEWIDYNGHLSEPYYVLVFGHATDAVMDAVGLGPAYRSEHDASLYTVEAHVRYLDEVSLGVDLEVRSSVIGVTGKLLWIWHEMYADGRLRATEEVLGVHVTGGSSSPLPDEVAAAARALLVEAPEEASGQIALRR, encoded by the coding sequence ATGAGCGAGCCGGTCATCTGGCGCGAGCCGGTCGTCGAGGAGTGGATCGACTACAACGGCCACCTGTCCGAGCCCTACTACGTCCTCGTCTTCGGTCACGCCACCGACGCGGTCATGGACGCGGTCGGGCTCGGACCGGCGTACCGCTCCGAGCACGACGCCTCGCTCTACACGGTCGAGGCGCACGTGCGCTACCTCGACGAGGTCTCCCTGGGCGTGGACCTCGAGGTGCGGTCCTCGGTCATCGGGGTGACGGGCAAGCTGCTCTGGATCTGGCACGAGATGTACGCCGACGGCCGGCTCCGGGCGACCGAAGAGGTCCTTGGGGTCCACGTGACGGGAGGGTCCTCGTCGCCGCTGCCCGACGAGGTTGCGGCCGCCGCGCGGGCGCTGCTGGTCGAGGCTCCCGAGGAAGCGTCTGGTCAGATCGCCCTTCGTCGCTGA